A single genomic interval of Helianthus annuus cultivar XRQ/B chromosome 13, HanXRQr2.0-SUNRISE, whole genome shotgun sequence harbors:
- the LOC110902117 gene encoding putative disease resistance RPP13-like protein 1 — MAELVLSALLPVLFEKLTDAAFKTIARHKGIDAEIKKLQKSLISIQLYLTHASQMEITDPSVKQRLNDLQHLAYDIEDLLDGWATDAMDPEFKQESEGITSKVRKLITPTCCTTFSRTTTMIAELDDISTTLQDLVKEKADLGLDNLGLKVEEETRPRTNNNRRLQTSVVNPSSIVGRQVHKDALVQQLLLPADEPCDQNYSIVPIIGMGGVGKTTLARLVYDEQLVKDHFDLKAWVCVSDEFDTVRISKEIFLSMANNEVSDFNRLQEALKDHIKGKKFLLVLDDIWGESYEDWETLVRPLYTCAPGSKIIITTRKDQLLKQLVYNPLHKQLHGLSDDDALSLLARNALGVENFDAHLSLKPYAEGIVKKCGGLPLALIALGRLLRTKKDEVEHWKEVLNSEIWRLNDEDRIIPALRLSYHDLSAPLKRLFAYCSLFPKDFLFDKEDLVLLWMAEGFLQQATPNDSTEERSGRKFFEELLSRSFFQHAPNNESLFVMHDLMNDLATSVAGEFFVRLDSEAKKDIGVERLKYRYMSFVRETYVTYEKFKGFAEAIKLRTLLATSVGMVESWRGFHLSSKILTDLLPELPLLRVLSLSGFRISELPESIGTLRHLRYLNLSRTWITHLPEKVCNLFNLQTLILFDCYNLTKLPNNFLKLKNLRHLDVRNTRLLFQMLLEIGKLKSLQITLSKIVIESERGTEIAKLKDFENLCGGISIVGLEKVQNANYAHEANFSEKRLSELELVWGNALNDSRNDMLEKEVLNELKPCHDKLLKLKLMSYGGSEFPKWVGDPSFLHLMHVSISGCKRCTSIPPLGQLPSLKELLIKGLHGVEVVGSELFGAGQAFPSLKILSFDEMRGWKKWSGAVFPRLQKLQIKDCPNLVEVTLEAMPSLNVLEIEDCLNLVEVTIETLPSLNVLNLLWCDSGVLRSLVEVASAVTKLEIVDISGLNDVVWGGVIEYLGAVEELRIEYCDEIRYVVKSDADASKILVTLRTLLVGYCDNLVRLGEKEEEDLLASLAVLEVNYCKNMERCTCPNGIEELKITDCWSITDVSFPKGGQKTNNNRSSSSMPMLEYVHINDLHHLKSIFELNCLVHLTELEIINCYSLESFPGDNLTSLEKLVIRDCPILDVSFLCDNLTSLEKLEIRNCSKLDVSFPGDNLTSLKELIIRECRTMDASLPGWVWPPNLCFLNVGGLKKPFSEWGPQKFPASLVKLSLYGGGKVSSSSEFSHLLPSSLTSLTIDGFEKLESFTVDLQHLQSLSFDFCPNLKKVSSHPQHLTSLHHLSFLNCPKMMDLPEMVLPSLLSLRFLGDCPGGGGLKERCSKNGSYWPLISHIPCIFV, encoded by the coding sequence ATGGCTGAACTCGTGCTTTCTGCCCTCCTCCCTGTTCTCTTTGAGAAGCTGACTGATGCAGCTTTCAAAACCATTGCTCGCCACAAGGGGATTGATGCTGAGATCAAGAAATTGCAGAAATCATTAATCTCCATCCAACTTTATCTTACTCATGCTTCTCAGATGGAGATTACTGATCCATCTGTGAAACAGCGACTGAATGATCTCCAGCATCTGGCTTATGACATTGAGGACCTCCTCGATGGTTGGGCAACCGACGCTATGGACCCTGAGTTCAAGCAAGAGTCAGAAGGCATCACCAGCAAGGTAAGAAAGCTAATCACCCCAACTTGTTGCACAACTTTCTCACGGACTACTACTATGATTGCCGAGTTAGATGATATTTCCACCACACTACAAGATCTAGTTAAGGAGAAAGCTGACCTTGGTTTAGATAATCTTGGTTTGAAAGTGGAAGAGGAAACCAGGCCAAGAACTAATAATAACAGAAGATTACAAACCTCTGTTGTCAACCCATCTAGTATTGTTGGGCGCCAAGTTCATAAAGATGCACTGGTTCAACAGCTATTGTTACCGGCTGATGAACCATGTGATCAAAACTATAGCATTGTTCCCATAATTGGTATGGGTGGGGTTGGGAAAACTACTCTTGCTAGACTTGTCTATGACGAACAGCTGGTCAAGGATCACTTTGATCTAAAAGCATGGGTTTGTGTCTCTGATGAGTTTGATACCGTTCGTATAAGCAAAGAGATCTTTCTATCTATGGCAAACAATGAAGTTTCAGATTTTAATCGGCTTCAAGAAGCTCTTAAAGATCACATAAAGGGTAAAAAGTTTCTGTTGGTGCTAGATGATATATGGGGCGAAAGTTATGAGGATTGGGAAACCCTCGTCAGACCGTTGTATACATGTGCTCCTGGAAGTAAGATCATTATAACAACACGGAAGGATCAATTGCTCAAACAGTTGGTTTACAATCCTCTACACAAGCAGCTACACGGCCTCTCAGATGATGACGCTTTGTCTTTACTTGCTCGAAATGCGTTAGGTGTAGAGAACTTTGATGCACATTTGTCGCTTAAACCATATGCCGAAGGTATTGTGAAAAAATGTGGAGGATTACCTTTAGCTTTAATAGCACTTGGTAGATTGTTGAGAACAAAAAAAGACGAAGTAGAGCATTGGAAGGAAGTGTTAAACAGTGAGATATGGAGATTAAATGATGAAGATAGAATTATCCCAGCCCTGAGACTTAGCTATCATGATCTTTCGGCACCTTTGAAGCGATTGTTTGCATACTGCTCATTGTTTCCCAAGGACTTCCTGTTTGATAAGGAGGATCTGGTTTTACTTTGGATGGCAGAAGGGTTCTTGCAGCAGGCAACTCCAAATGATTCAACAGAAGAACGCTCGGGTCGCAAATTCTTTGAAGAGTTGTTGTCAAGGTCATTTTTTCAACATGCACCTAATAATGAATCATTATTTGTGATGCATGACCTCATGAATGACTTGGCAACATCTGTTGCTGGTGAGTTTTTTGTAAGGTTAGACAGTGAGGCAAAGAAGGATATTGGTGTAGAGAGGTTGAAGTACCGCTATATGTCGTTTGTTCGTGAGACATATGTAACTTACGAGAAATTTAAAGGATTCGCCGAAGCCATAAAATTGAGGACACTCTTGGCAACTTCTGTTGGCATGGTAGAAAGTTGGAGAGGTTTCCACTTATCCAGTAAGATTCTCACCGACTTGCTTCCTGAGTTACCATTATTAAGGGTTCTAAGTTTGAGCGGCTTTAGAATAAGTGAGTTACCGGAATCCATTGGTACTTTGAGGCACTTGAGATATCTTAATCTATCTCGTACTTGGATCACACATTTACCGGAAAAGGTTTGCAATCTTTTTAATTTACAAACATTGATCCTGTTTGATTGTTATAACTTGACTAAGTTGCCCAACAACTTCCTAAAGCTTAAAAACCTGAGGCATCTTGACGTTAGGAACACCCGGCTTTTGTTCCAGATGCTCTTAGAGATTGGCAAGTTGAAAAGCCTACAAATTACTCTCTCGAAAATTGTTATCGAAAGTGAAAGGGGAACTGAAATAGCCAAACTTAAAGACTTTGAGAATCTATGTGGGGGGATTTCAATTGTAGGTTTGGAAAAAGTGCAAAATGCAAATTATGCACATGAGGCGAACTTTTCAGAAAAGAGGCTTAGTGAGTTAGAGCTTGTATGGGGTAATGCACTCAATGATTCTCGAAATGACATGCTTGAAAAAGAGGTCCTAAATGAGCTGAAGCCTTGTCATGATAAGTTATTAAAACTCAAACTTATGTCATATGGGGGATCAGAGTTTCCAAAGTGGGTTGGGGATCCCTCGTTTCTTCATTTGATGCATGTGTCAATAAGTGGTTGTAAGAGATGTACATCAATACCGCCACTGGGACAACTACCGTCACTGAAGGAGTTGTTAATTAAAGGCTTGCACGGAGTGGAAGTTGTGGGTTCCGAGTTATTTGGGGCTGGTCAAGCATTTCCTTCACTTAAAATTCTGAGTTTTGATGAAATGCGTGGGTGGAAGAAATGGTCAGGGGCTGTGTTTCCACGCTTGCAAAAGCTTCAAATAAAAGATTGTCCTAATTTGGTTGAAGTCACACTTGAAGCTATGCCTTCATTGAATGTTCTTGAAATAGAAGATTGTCTTAATTTGGTTGAAGTCACAATTGAAACACTGCCTTCATTGAATGTTCTAAATTTACTTTGGTGTGATAGTGGTGTGTTGAGAAGTCTGGTTGAAGTAGCTTCAGCAGTCACCAAGTTGGAAATAGTAGATATTTCAGGGCTTAATGATGTGGTGTGGGGAGGTGTTATAGAGTATCTTGGGGCAGTGGAAGAATTAAGAATAGAGTATTGTGATGAAATAAGATACGTGGTGAAATCAGATGCAGATGCAAGTAAGATTCTTGTGACGCTGAGGACAttgctagtggggtattgtgacAATTTGGTGAGGTTAGGAGAGAAAGAGGAGGAGGACCTCCTAGCATCTCTTGCGGTGTTGGAAGTAAATTATTGTAAGAATATGGAGCGTTGCACTTGTCCGAATGGCATTGAGGAGTTGAAGATCACTGATTGTTGGTCAATCACAGATGTCTCCTTTCCAAAAGGAGGACAAAAAACGAACAACAACAGAAGCAGCAGCAGCATGCCCATGCTTGAATACGTCCACATTAATGATTTGCATCATCTGAAATCAATCTTTGAACTTAATTGCTTGGTTCACCTCACTGAATTGGAAATAATAAATTGTTACAGTCTTGAGTCCTTTCCTGGTGACAATTTGACGTCGTTAGAGAAACTGGTAATAAGAGATTGTCCCATATTGGATGTTTCCTTTCTCTGTGACAATTTGACGTCGTTAGAGAAACTGGAAATAAGAAATTGTTCCAAATTGGATGTGTCCTTTCCTGGTGACAATTTGACATCATTGAAGGAACTGATCATAAGAGAGTGTCGAACAATGGATGCTTCTTTACCTGGTTGGGTTTGGCCTCCCAATTTGTGTTTCTTAAATGTAGGAGGGTTGAAGAAGCccttctccgagtggggcccacaAAAATTCCCAGCCTCACTTGTGAAACTCAGTTTATATGGCGGTGGTAAAGTGAGTAGTAGTAGTGAATtttctcatcttcttccttcatCTCTTACTTCTCTTACAATAGACGGATTTGAAAAATTGGAATCATTTACAGTGGACCTCCAACACCTCCAATCTCTCTCTTTTGACTTTTGTCCTAATCTGAAGAAAGTGTCTTCGCATCCCCAACACCTCACCTCCCTCCACCATCTCTCTTTTCTCAATTGCCCTAAGATGATGGATCTACCAGAAATGGTGTTGCCTTCACTCTTGAGTTTACGCTTCTTGGGTGATTGCCCAGGAGGAGGAGGTCTGAAAGAAAGATGCAGTAAAAACGGGAGTTACTGGCCCCTCATCTCCCATATCCCCTGTATCTTCGTATGA